The DNA region GCTCTAGTCACAAAGAGTTCTCCGTCAATAATCTCATAGCGCTTCCATTCGTCAGTTTGAAGTAATTCTAAGTCTGAGGTTGTCCAACGGACTTGATCAGATATTATTTGATTCATAGCAGTATTTTTCCATGCCTAGTTTAGAGATAAAATTCTATTTCTCAGAATATTTGCTCAGGATCAATACCTGCGACTCGCAAGCGTTCTGCCAATATTGCAGCCCGTTGACGTTCTTGTTCTAGTTGTTGATTTGCTTGCTGTAACTGTTGGTTTACTTGCTCTAACTGTTGATTTGCTTCTTCCTCTGGCAACATCACCAGCTGCCTATCTGGTGTAAAAAAGCGTAATTTGCCTAAATATACTGCCAAATACAGCCCTAATTGCTGACTCCACAACCAACCTGACTCAGTGGGTACAATGTCTTGATATTGCCCATCAACTATGTGAAATCCCTGTAATTCTAGGTTATTTGGGTCAAACCAAAAGTAATCAGGAGTGCGAAATGTATTCTGGTATATTTGTTTTTTTAAACCTTTATCAACCGAGGCAGTGGAATCAGATAATAGCTCAATAATTACATTGGGATATTTGCCGTCTTCTTGCCACACAACCCAGCTTTTCCGGTCTTTTTTTTCTGTATCTAAAACTACAAAGAAATCAGGGCCTCGAAATTCTTCTGACTTTTTCTGGTTAGGACTGAAGTAGATTGTCAGGTTGCCGGTAGCATAAAAATCCTGACGATCGCCCCACCACCATTTGATCAGGCGAATAAGTAAATCAATTTGTTCGCGGTGTAAATCAGATTCCAAAGGGGGTTCGTCACTATAGATGTCGCCTGGTGGGAAAATTATACTTTCATTGACATCTTTTACACTAGTGGTGGTAGCAAGGGGCTGAGACATACAAGATAGTTTTTCTATTTGTATCCATGCTATCGTGACCAACCTTTACATAGAAGTGAGTAGGCGTAGCCCGTCGTAGACATCGCCCTCCTTATTCCTCATCCCGATATAATTCCTGCAAGTCCTGTAACTGAGTCTTGCGGGAAATGCGGCGATATTTTTTACTTTCTAGCTTGGGTTCGTATTGACTCTGCCCTTTGCCTTTGCTTTTTAACTTCATCGTAGATTCAGGATCGGCTTGTTGGTGCAGCTGAGTTTGACGAGCGATCGCATCATCCAAAAATTCTAAATAATGTTCATATCGTTCCCAGTCTCCCCGCACCACACACTCCGGCTCGTCTCGATGCAGACAATCACTAAACCGACAGCTAGCAACTGCTAACCGCTTTCTAGCTTCTGGGAAATAATGAATTAATTCTTCTGGTAGACAATCCATGTCTGGCTGATTGAAGCCAGGAGTGTCTGCAAGCATTCCACCATTAGGTAACTCAAATAATTCTATATGGCGAGTCGTATGACGACCACGAGCTAGTTTGCCAGAAACTTCTCCCACTCGCAGGTTGGCATCAATCAGCGTATTAATCAGGCTGGATTTACCCACCCCAGAAGGCCCAGCAATTACAGTAATTTTATTACTCAAATATTTAGCTGCTTGGTCAGTATTTATATCATCTTTGACGCTGAGAAATATTGGTTCATAGCCCCAGCCAAGGAGGCGATCGCTAACTTGTTGCTGTTCTTGCGGTGAAATTAAATCACTTTTATTCAAACATAAAAGTACATCTAAGCCAGTAGACTCAGCCTTAATCAGAAACCGACTCAGTTGATAAGGTTCCAAAGGTGGATCGGCAACGGCAAATACCAATAGGATTTGGTTGACATTAGCGATCGCTGGACGATCCAATTCACTTTGGCGGGGTAAAACATCAGCGATCGCACCCCGTCCTCCAGCCCAATCTGGCTCTTCTACCACGACGCGATCGCCTACCATCACCTGTTGACCGATTTTTTTCAGTCGTGTTCGGCGAGTACAGAGAAGAAGGAGGGGATAAGGGGGATGGGGAAGAGGAGGCTCTTGCTCCCTCATCTCCCTCATCTCCCTCATCTCCCTCATCTCTTCATCCTCTTGATCCAGATGTACTCGGTAAAAATTAGCCTGTACAGCCACCACCGTACCCAACAACTGTCCAGTTGCAGCAAAATTTTCCCCTGTCATTGGCTAGCAACTGGACGGCGTACTAACAGAGAAAAATAACTAGTACAGTTTGTAATTTGTTCCACCTGATAACCTGCCATTGTCAGACTATCGGGAACCTGCTCAATCGGCTCACCAGGGTCTAGCCACACTTCTAGTAAACCCCCCAATGGCATTTTTTCCAGACGTAGTTTTGTCCGCACAAAATTAATTGGGCAAGGAGTGCCGCGTAAATCAAGTTGAGCATCAGGAGTTAAAAGAGAAGAGGGCTTCATTACTTAAATAAATTTCCCAAGAATCCTTCTAGACCGCCTTTACCAGTGCGATCTCCTTTAATTTTAGCCAGCTTCTCCAATAATTCCCTCTCCTCAGGGGTGACCTTGGTGGGAATATCAATTAATACTGTCAGCATGTGATCCCCTCGACTGACGGGATTACCCAAACGGGGTACGCCGCGATTTTCCAACTTCATCACCGTATTCGGCTGGGTTCCAGCCGGAATGATCAATTCCACAGGCCCATCTACCGTATCTACCTCTAACCGACAACCTAAAATCGCTTGCAGGTAGCTAAGTTTGATTTCCGAGAGAATATTAATGCCATCCCGTTGGAATTCCTCGTCCTCATTTACGAACAAGTAAACGTACAAATCCCCAGGAGGGCCACTGCGTTGGCCAGCATCTCCTTCACTAGAAATCCGCAATCGTGTACCATTATCCACCCCAGCCGGAATGGTAATTTTGAGTTTCTTTGTGACTTGATTTGCGCCTTTACCATCACAAGCATCACACTTATCTTCAATTACCATCCCTGTCCCATTACAGGTGGGACAAGTCGAGACTTGGGTGAAACTGCCAAAAGGTGTTCTGGTGACACGGCGGACTTGACCCGAACCGGTACAAGTAGAACAAGTCCGGGGGCGGGTTCCAGGTTTAGCACCAGAACCGCTACAGACTTCACAATTTTCTAGATGGGAAATGCGAATTTCTTTTTCCCCGCCAAATATCGCTTCCCGAAAGTCTAACTTCAGGTCTAGCCGCAGGTCATCACCCCTAGCAGGCCCACTGCGCCGTCTTTGTTGCGTGGGATTACCCATACCGCCAGCAAAGCCACTAAAAATGCTTTCAAAGATATCGGCAAAACCACCCATATCGCCAACATCTTGGAAACCTGAGCCAGCACCTGACACACCCTCTGGGCCAAAGCGATCGTAACGAGCGCGGGTTTCTGGCTCTGAGAGTACCTCATAAGCGCGGTTAATTTCTTTAAAGCGATCCTCCGCCCCCGGTTCTTTGTTCACATCTGGGTGATACTTCCGGGCTAAACGGCGATAGGCTTGTTTGATTTCTTCTTTGTCGGTGTCACGAGAGACACCCAGGATTTCATAGTAGTCGCGGGCCATATAGCAAAGGTAAAAGTTAGAAGGAAGAAAGCAGAAGGCAGTAGAACGTCACGGTCACTTGCTACCCTACGGAAAAGTGTTTTGCCTATAGATAAGGCAACACAGTATCTTTTAGAGAGCGGCTTGCCGGAGGTCAGGCAGAAGATAAAATTAATTTTTGTTAATAACTGATTTTACCCTTTACCTTTTACAAAAATCACCGACAAATCTTGAGCAACAGATGCTTTCCTCGTAGAAGACGACAAAAGCGATAGAAGTTAGCAGCAGGGGAAGCCTATGCTCAGACTTCACACTGCCGAGTCGGCTGTCTCTTTTACAATTGTGCTACTTAGGAGAGGAAAACCCCGCCCATCAACCAGAGGGGCTAGCCGCACCATTAGGTGTGGAAAACCACCCTTATGCAATGGAAGTGCATCTGAACTTGCACACTGCCTAGCCCACAGTAATTTGCTTCTACAATCTAGCAAACTGCTGGGGTCTTGTGAAACTTCGCTAAATTTATAATCTAAATATATAGATATATTAAAGTGCCTTAAGAAAAATCTGCAACTTAGGGAGTGGGGGATGAGGGAGGAGGGGGAGCAGGGGGAGATGAGGGAGATGAGGGAGAAGAACTAATAGATCATGCCCAATGCCCAATGCCCCATGCCCAATTCCTAATCTATCGCTTCATAATCAACCTGGGCAGTACTTTCTTCGTCAAAATCAAAGTTAAATTGTGGTATTAGTGTGCCATTCATTGGTGAGTCTACTTCTGGGGTAGAGAGATTAGCTGAAGTCTCTTCAATCTCATCACTTTGGCTGTTAGCTCGATTGTAAACATCAGCACCAATTGCAAACAAGGTTTGTTGGAAATCGTCTAAGCGCTGCTTAAATTCCACAGTGGAAATACTAGAGTCAATCATTGCAGCTTGGAGTTGTGAAACTTTTTCACTAGCCAAAGTTTTCATCTGGTCGCCGATAAAGCTGCTATTATCCTTGATGGTCGATTCGTAACTGAACAACAAATTATCTGCTTGGTTTTTAAGTTCAACCAGTTCTTTACGTCTTCTATCTTCGTCGGAAAACAGTTCGGCCTCTTGGCGCATCCGTTCAACTTCGTTGGTACTTAAACCACCTGTATTGGTAATCCTGATACTTTGTTCTCTACCTGTACCTTTGTCTTGAGCAGAAACCTTTAGGATGCCGTTGACATCGATTTCAAAGGCTACTTCAATTTGTGGCACACCACGGGGCGATGGGGGAATTCCTGCTAGTAGAAACTTGCCGAGACTCTTGTTGTCTCGTGACATTGCCCGTTCACCTTGGAGGATATGAATTTCTACCGAGGTTTGCCCATCAACTGCTGTAGAAAAAATTTGTGACTTACTGGTGGGAATTGTGGTGTTGCGTTCAATAATTTTGGTGAACACCTCACCCAAGGTTTCAATTCCCAAAGACAGAGGAGTGACATCCAATAGTAAAAGATTATCGACTTCGCCACCCAACACCCCTGCTTGGATAGCTGCTCCCAATGCTACAGCTTCGTCAGGGTTGATGGAGCGATCGGGAGCTTTGCCATTGAAAAACTTAATTAGCGCGTTTTGGACTGCGGGAATACGGGTAGAACCACCTACCAAAATAATCCGATCTATATTTTGTGGTTTAAGATCCGCATCTTTGAGCGCTTGGATCATTGGTTCAATGGTGGCTTCAATTAAATTAAGTGCCAGTTCTTCAAATTTAGAACGGCTAAGTTCCATCTCCAGATGCTTTGGCCCCGTGTCATCAGCCGTGATAAACGGCAAGTTGATGGATGTATTCACCATGCTGGAGAGTTCAATTTTTGCCTTTTCTGCTGCTTCCCGCAGGCGTTGCAGTGCCATTTTATCTTGGGAAAGGTCGATTTTCTCTTGTTGCTGGAAGCGTTCCATCATCCAAAGGACGATCGCATTATCAAAGTCGTCTCCACCCAGTTGATTGTTACCGCTAGTCGCCTTAACTTCAAAAACGCCATCCCCAAGTTGCAAGATTGATACGTCGAAGGTTCCGCCTCCTAAGTCAAATACTAAAATTAGCTGCTCTTGGTCTTGCTTGTCCAATCCGAAAGCTAAAGCCGCAGCTGTTGGTTCATTGATGATTCGTAGGACTTCTAATCCTGCAATTGTGCCAGCATCTTTAGTTGCTTGTCTTTGGGCATCTGTAAAATATGCTGGTACGGTAATCACTGCCTGAGTAACTTCCTCACCCAAGAAGCTTTCTGCATCCTGCTTAAGCTTTTGCAGGATCATGGCGGACAATTCTTGTGGTGTGTAGTTTTTTGAGCGAATTTGGACATCAACGGTATCGTCTCGACCTTTGATGCAGTTGTAAGGGACGCGATCGCGTTCTGTTTCAGTGTCGTCCCAACGCCGCCCGATAAATCGTTTAATACTGTAAATTGTGTTTTCGGCATTGGTTACGGCTTGGCGCTTTGCCAATTGACCAATCAAGCGATCGCCACTCTTCCCAAATCCCACAATACTTGGAGTAGTTCGTCCACCTTCAGAATTGGAGATCACCAGTGGTTGACCGCCTTCCAAAACTGCGACGCAACTGTTAGTAGTGCCTAAGTCGATCCCAATAACTTTTCCCATAATTATCAGTATTTTTACCGAGTTTACTGCTGTAATCTGTCGCTGACTAAACTTTTTTGCTCCGAATCAAGGCTAGCGGATAACGTCTGTGAAATCCCTATTACTGGTAGCAAAAGAGAAAGTGAAACACAGAGAGTTATCCAAAGCCTTGTCTAAGTTTTAGGTACGCGATGCTCGTCCTTGCTAGAACCCAGGCACTTTAGGTCAGCGAGGCGAGCGACTACAGCTTAACTGTTGGCTGAACTCGACTGATCTTCTGATGCAGCAGGGCTATCTTCCTTGGGAGCAGCTACTTTGACCATTGCATGGCGTAGCACGCGATCGCCCAAGTAATATCCACGCACTAACTCTTCTAACACTGTTCCTTCAGGATGTTCATCCGTAGGTTCGCGCATTACTGCTTCGTGTAGGTTCGGATCAAATTCTTGACCTTCAGGACGCATTGGTGATACACCCAAGCGCTTCAGGCTATCTACCAATTGTTTGTAAACGCCTTGGTAACTTTTGTGCATGGTCATTTCGCCTTCAGATTGTGGTTTGAGGTGCGATCGGGCCCGCTCAAAATTATCGACCACTGGCAGCAATTCCAGAATGGTGTTCCGCTTGATCTGTGTCTCTAACTCTTCTTTTTCTTTGCTGGTACGTTTCCGGTAATTCTCAAAATCGGCGGCAATCCGCATATATTGAGTACTACGCTCTTCTAACTGGGTTTTGAGAGAGTCGATTTGTTGAGTCAGTTCTGCCAAAGCTGCTGTTTCCACTCCAGTTTTCTCACTTGCAGCGACGCTATTTTCTGGATTGAGATTAGCCGTATCCCCCGATACATTAGTTTGGCTTGTCACTTGCTCTGTCACCTCGCTACCAGATTCATTGAAATTCATTTGGGCTGGGGAGTCACTCTTCATTGCTTGCTTTACCTCTGTTGGTTCACCCAATTGCTGGCTTGTATTGTTTATCTGTTTATTTTCATCCATCATTGTCTACTCATTCCAGATGCTTTTGATGGCAGTGTATCTCCACAGCTTGCAAGCGTCGTCATCCACGGCTTGCCACTGAGGCTGATTTTTTTGCCGACAAGTTTCTGAAAATGATGTAACCGTCCTCTTATTGTGACAAATGGTGAACACCTTAGCCCAGACGCCACTAAGACGGGAACCCGAACGAATAGTGTACCTCTAAGAATCAAATGAGGCTAGGTTTTAAAGAATTGTTAAGCGAGCCTGTAATTGAGCAAGCTACTGAATGAACGCAAAAAAATTCCAAGAATGCGATCGCTTACCCGCCTATCGTAAGCGATCACAAGTTTTGACACCCAGAAATTTGATTCATTTATGGAACTTTATCAGTTTAAATAAACCTACTGGAAAGGAATTCTTCTATACTGAATAATTCTTACGAAAAGGGTTTCAGGTTATTTACAGAACTTACGTAAACAATAACCAAAACCCTCACTTTATAGTAGAGGCAATTCATGAATTGTCCCTACTGCGTGTAGTTTTGCGTTAGTCCTAATTTATTTAGCGACTGGTCAAATTTCTTGTGGAGTGCTAGGTATCAAAAATGGCAAATCAGGAAGTAGAAAAATTTTACTAAATCCAGAAGCATGAGCCAGAGAAAGAACGGTAACTTTCCTTGCTTAGAAGTTCGGTGACTCAGGACTTTTTTTAGAAATGAGAATTCTGTCTCCCAGCCTGGGAATACTTTAAGCAGAGGTTTCCCCAAATCAATTGCTCATTTATGAACTCGTCACCACAACGGCGCAGTACCGCTCTAACTACCAGAACAGAGTTTTCACCCTTTGGCAACAAGCTAGTGCAATCTGGCTATGTCAATACCGAACAGATGAGGCAGGCACTAATTGAAAGCCGCAAATCTGGCAGACCCTTAACGGAAGTATTAGAGTCAATCACTGGGCAACAACTAACACCTGAGTTGCTCAGGCAATACAAAAAACAACAGCTATTTGAACTTAAAATATTATACGGTGTTGAATTCCTCGATCCGGAAGTCAATTCATTTGGCAACACGGAGATGGCGAACCTGATCGAAACCCTCATCCCAGTAGATATTTGCCGTCGCCACCGTTTAGTACCACTATCGAAACACGAAGACCAAACCCCGCCCTCAGTTTTAGTGGCGATGGTGGCTCCAGATAATCTAGAGGCTTCTGATGATCTAAATCGCATATTGCGCCCCCAAGGCTTGGCGTTGCAGCGCATGGTGATTACCCAGGAAGATTACCAACAGCTAATCAACCAATATTTGGATGAAATGGCTGTTAAGCAAAAGCACCTAGAACGAGAAAATGCTACAGATATTAGTCAGGATTTAGAAAATCTCGGAAATCTCGATATTGAGGATGCTCCTGAAGAAATGGAGGCTGATTTAGGAGCAGCGATGAAGGGTGCAGAGGATGCCCCAGTTATCAACCTAGTTAACAGAATCTTGGCTAAAGCCTTGCATGAGGGCGTTTCTGACATTCATATCGAACCGCAAGAAGAAAGTTTACGCATTCGCTTTCGGAAAGATGGCGTACTGCGTGAAGCTTTCCCCCTAATGCCGAAAAAAATCATCCCGGCGGTGACAGCCCGATTTAAAATCATCTCCAATCTAGATATTGCTGAACGCCGTCTACCCCAAGATGGACGCATCCGGCGGTTGTTTGAGGGACGTAAGGTGGACTTCCGTGTGAATACCTTGCCTAGTCGCTACGGGGAAAAGGTGGTGCTGCGGATTTTGGATAACTCTTCTACCCAATTGGGATTAGATAAGTTAATTACTGATCCAGAGACTTTGAATATTGTCAAGGATATGGTCAGCCGTCCCTTTGGTCTAATTTTGGTAACTGGGCCAACTGGTTCTGGAAAAACAACTTCGCTGTATTCTGCATTATCAGAAAAGAATGATCCCGGAATTAATATCAGTACTGTGGAAGACCCCATTGAATAC from Nostoc commune NIES-4072 includes:
- the rsgA gene encoding small ribosomal subunit biogenesis GTPase RsgA yields the protein MTGENFAATGQLLGTVVAVQANFYRVHLDQEDEEMREMREMREMREQEPPLPHPPYPLLLLCTRRTRLKKIGQQVMVGDRVVVEEPDWAGGRGAIADVLPRQSELDRPAIANVNQILLVFAVADPPLEPYQLSRFLIKAESTGLDVLLCLNKSDLISPQEQQQVSDRLLGWGYEPIFLSVKDDINTDQAAKYLSNKITVIAGPSGVGKSSLINTLIDANLRVGEVSGKLARGRHTTRHIELFELPNGGMLADTPGFNQPDMDCLPEELIHYFPEARKRLAVASCRFSDCLHRDEPECVVRGDWERYEHYLEFLDDAIARQTQLHQQADPESTMKLKSKGKGQSQYEPKLESKKYRRISRKTQLQDLQELYRDEE
- a CDS encoding GspE/PulE family protein — translated: MNSSPQRRSTALTTRTEFSPFGNKLVQSGYVNTEQMRQALIESRKSGRPLTEVLESITGQQLTPELLRQYKKQQLFELKILYGVEFLDPEVNSFGNTEMANLIETLIPVDICRRHRLVPLSKHEDQTPPSVLVAMVAPDNLEASDDLNRILRPQGLALQRMVITQEDYQQLINQYLDEMAVKQKHLERENATDISQDLENLGNLDIEDAPEEMEADLGAAMKGAEDAPVINLVNRILAKALHEGVSDIHIEPQEESLRIRFRKDGVLREAFPLMPKKIIPAVTARFKIISNLDIAERRLPQDGRIRRLFEGRKVDFRVNTLPSRYGEKVVLRILDNSSTQLGLDKLITDPETLNIVKDMVSRPFGLILVTGPTGSGKTTSLYSALSEKNDPGINISTVEDPIEYSLPGITQVQVIREKGLDFATALRAFLRQDPDVLLVGETRDKETAKTAIEAALTGHLVLTTLHTNDAPGAIARLGEMGIEPFMVSSSLIGVLAQRLVRRVCSECRIAYTPTTEELGRYGLSASSDVGVTFYKANTLTLDAIAEAKGKNQLCSKCNGVGYKGRCGVYEVMRVTENLQTLINEDAPTERIKEVAIEEGMKTLLAYSLDLVREGSTTLEEVERVTFTDTGLEAELKAKRKTGLTCRTCEATLKPEWLSCPYCMTSRF
- the dnaK gene encoding molecular chaperone DnaK, encoding MGKVIGIDLGTTNSCVAVLEGGQPLVISNSEGGRTTPSIVGFGKSGDRLIGQLAKRQAVTNAENTIYSIKRFIGRRWDDTETERDRVPYNCIKGRDDTVDVQIRSKNYTPQELSAMILQKLKQDAESFLGEEVTQAVITVPAYFTDAQRQATKDAGTIAGLEVLRIINEPTAAALAFGLDKQDQEQLILVFDLGGGTFDVSILQLGDGVFEVKATSGNNQLGGDDFDNAIVLWMMERFQQQEKIDLSQDKMALQRLREAAEKAKIELSSMVNTSINLPFITADDTGPKHLEMELSRSKFEELALNLIEATIEPMIQALKDADLKPQNIDRIILVGGSTRIPAVQNALIKFFNGKAPDRSINPDEAVALGAAIQAGVLGGEVDNLLLLDVTPLSLGIETLGEVFTKIIERNTTIPTSKSQIFSTAVDGQTSVEIHILQGERAMSRDNKSLGKFLLAGIPPSPRGVPQIEVAFEIDVNGILKVSAQDKGTGREQSIRITNTGGLSTNEVERMRQEAELFSDEDRRRKELVELKNQADNLLFSYESTIKDNSSFIGDQMKTLASEKVSQLQAAMIDSSISTVEFKQRLDDFQQTLFAIGADVYNRANSQSDEIEETSANLSTPEVDSPMNGTLIPQFNFDFDEESTAQVDYEAID
- a CDS encoding Uma2 family endonuclease; protein product: MSQPLATTTSVKDVNESIIFPPGDIYSDEPPLESDLHREQIDLLIRLIKWWWGDRQDFYATGNLTIYFSPNQKKSEEFRGPDFFVVLDTEKKDRKSWVVWQEDGKYPNVIIELLSDSTASVDKGLKKQIYQNTFRTPDYFWFDPNNLELQGFHIVDGQYQDIVPTESGWLWSQQLGLYLAVYLGKLRFFTPDRQLVMLPEEEANQQLEQVNQQLQQANQQLEQERQRAAILAERLRVAGIDPEQIF
- a CDS encoding sulfurtransferase TusA family protein yields the protein MKPSSLLTPDAQLDLRGTPCPINFVRTKLRLEKMPLGGLLEVWLDPGEPIEQVPDSLTMAGYQVEQITNCTSYFSLLVRRPVASQ
- the grpE gene encoding nucleotide exchange factor GrpE, whose amino-acid sequence is MMDENKQINNTSQQLGEPTEVKQAMKSDSPAQMNFNESGSEVTEQVTSQTNVSGDTANLNPENSVAASEKTGVETAALAELTQQIDSLKTQLEERSTQYMRIAADFENYRKRTSKEKEELETQIKRNTILELLPVVDNFERARSHLKPQSEGEMTMHKSYQGVYKQLVDSLKRLGVSPMRPEGQEFDPNLHEAVMREPTDEHPEGTVLEELVRGYYLGDRVLRHAMVKVAAPKEDSPAASEDQSSSANS
- the dnaJ gene encoding molecular chaperone DnaJ, with the protein product MARDYYEILGVSRDTDKEEIKQAYRRLARKYHPDVNKEPGAEDRFKEINRAYEVLSEPETRARYDRFGPEGVSGAGSGFQDVGDMGGFADIFESIFSGFAGGMGNPTQQRRRSGPARGDDLRLDLKLDFREAIFGGEKEIRISHLENCEVCSGSGAKPGTRPRTCSTCTGSGQVRRVTRTPFGSFTQVSTCPTCNGTGMVIEDKCDACDGKGANQVTKKLKITIPAGVDNGTRLRISSEGDAGQRSGPPGDLYVYLFVNEDEEFQRDGINILSEIKLSYLQAILGCRLEVDTVDGPVELIIPAGTQPNTVMKLENRGVPRLGNPVSRGDHMLTVLIDIPTKVTPEERELLEKLAKIKGDRTGKGGLEGFLGNLFK